The Pirellulales bacterium DNA segment AATTCGGCCGCCGATCGCAACAATGAACCGCTGACCACGCCTGGCCCGGCGTGAATGCTGCCCGTGGCTTCTTCCAATCGGCCGGCATGGAACAGCGCGTGGTTGATGGTCGCTTCGGCAACGCCGCTCATTTGATGCGGAAACTGCTCGCTAACGAGCCGGTGCAAATCGATGTTCTGTAGCCCGCCGGCGGTTACTTCCGCTTGCCAACCGTCGGGCGTTTCGCACGCCCGAATTTTCGCGCTGCATAGGCAATCCGACCCCAAGTGATTTTCCAGCCCAAGAGTGGCACAAACCACCGGGTAGGGGAGCGATTGAATCACGATGTCACAATTGTTGCCGCCGTCATTGACGCCGGCCGCTGCGCGCGCGTCGGGAGCGGCGGTGACGCTGTGGCGCTGGAATTGCACGATTTGGCGCGATGCATCGGCATCGGGCGTGTTCGGCAGACGAAACACGAACGACGTGCGCTGGGCATCGCTGGAGTTTTCGAAGAATGCGCCGCAATCGACCAGGGTTTGATCGCCGCCGGGCCAATGCAGCGTGAGCTCGCTGCCAACGAGACGAATGTCGGACGCCCAGCCATGCAGGCGGCGGTCGACGAGGGCTTTCAGCGCCGCGGCATGCGACAATTGCAATTCGGGCTGCGAGAGCGTTGCCAGGATAATCCCGGAAGCGTTTTCGTTGAGCTCCACTAAGCGCGCGGCGGCGATGGTTTCGCCGCTGTCCGGATCTAGCAGTTCCACGCCGTGCAGCAAGGTGCAGCCGGGCCGCGGAAAGGCGACAGCGCTGAGCTGAACCTTCAGACCCAGCGCCGATTCGAGCTGAGCCCGAACCGCCGTGGCTTGGGCCGCGCTATTCACGCGAATGCACCAGGCCAGCACCGTGGCCGTGGGCAACACACCGCACAGCAAGAACAGCGTGCGGCAAATGAAACGTCGGGTGCGCTCGTGCAAGGGAAACATCCGTGTCTCCAGGGGAAGCGATTAGCGATTAGCAATTAGCGATTAGCAAGAATTCAGATTGCGGTTTTCGCCTCTTTGGCTAATGGCTAGTCGTTAGTTGCTTTGTTTGCTACCGTTCTCGGGCCAGATTCAAAAACAAATCGTAACGGGATTTCATTTCTTTCAGGCTGTCGCCGCCGAATTTATCGATCAGGGCCGCGGCCACCTCGAACGCCACCACGTTTTCCACAATCACGCTGGCGGCGGCCACGGCGCATACGTCGCTGCGTTCGTAGGCGGCGCTTTCGGGCTGGTGCGTTTTCAAATTCACCGATTCCAACGGCTTGCGGAGTGTGCTGATGGGTTTTTTGGCGGCCCGCACAATCAGCGGCTGGCCGTTGGTCATGCCGGCTTCCAGTCCGCCGGCGTTGTTCGTGGGGCGCACAAAGCCGAGGTTGGGGGTGTTGCGCTGCGATTCGTCGAATTGAATGGGATCGTGGACTTTGGAGCCGCGGCGACGGGCGGCTTCGAACCCCAGGCCAATTTCCACGCCTTTGATGGCCTGAATGGACATCACAGCCTGGGCCAAGCGGCCGTCGAGCTTGCGATCCCACTGCGTGTGGCTCCCCAGGCCAAACGGCAGGCCTTCCACGCGGACTTCGAGAATGCCGCCCAGCGTGTCGCCATCTTTGCCGGCGGCGTCGATCAGTTGCTTGAACTGTGCGTCCTGCTGCGGATTGAGCGAGTAAATTTCGCTTTGATCGCGCAGCTGCTTATGCTTTGTGATGTCGCCGGGTTGCGGTTCGATTTTCATGCCGCCCAGTTCGACCACGTAGCCGAGCACTTCAATGTCGAATTGCGCCAGCAGTTGCCTGGCCAATGCCCCGGCCGCCACACGCACGGTGGTTTCACGGGCGCTGGCCCGTTCCAACACGCTGCGGATGGAGCCGAGGTATTTGATGGCGCCGGTCAGGTCGGCGTGGCCGGGGCGCGGGCGGTCCAAATCTTCCAGCCGTTCGAGTTTGTAATCTTTGTTGACGACCTCAAGCGCGATGGGGCTGCCGAGCGTGACGTTTTGCCAAATGCCGGTCAGGATTTCGACGGTGTCGGTTTCGATGCGCTGCCGCCCGCCACGGCCGTAACCACCCTGACGACGGCGCAGCTCCACGTCGATGGGAGCGGTGTCGATGGTCAGACCGGCGGGAAAGCCATCGATCAAAGCCACAATGGCTTTGCCGTGCGATTCACCGGCGGTGAGGTAACGCAACATGTGGCCTGGGAAGGGGTTGGGAATTTCGATTGGGAAGCAACGGCGCGCAGCACCAGCGCCGAACCTCTCAATTGTACTTGGATGCCGAAGACGAAGGTAGGCAGATTTCT contains these protein-coding regions:
- the aroC gene encoding chorismate synthase → MLRYLTAGESHGKAIVALIDGFPAGLTIDTAPIDVELRRRQGGYGRGGRQRIETDTVEILTGIWQNVTLGSPIALEVVNKDYKLERLEDLDRPRPGHADLTGAIKYLGSIRSVLERASARETTVRVAAGALARQLLAQFDIEVLGYVVELGGMKIEPQPGDITKHKQLRDQSEIYSLNPQQDAQFKQLIDAAGKDGDTLGGILEVRVEGLPFGLGSHTQWDRKLDGRLAQAVMSIQAIKGVEIGLGFEAARRRGSKVHDPIQFDESQRNTPNLGFVRPTNNAGGLEAGMTNGQPLIVRAAKKPISTLRKPLESVNLKTHQPESAAYERSDVCAVAAASVIVENVVAFEVAAALIDKFGGDSLKEMKSRYDLFLNLARER